One Clarias gariepinus isolate MV-2021 ecotype Netherlands chromosome 5, CGAR_prim_01v2, whole genome shotgun sequence genomic region harbors:
- the tbc1d4 gene encoding TBC1 domain family member 4 isoform X1, with protein MEAVEDKGKGKEKSFSLWYVGCSSLDRRTTLPMLPWLVAEIRRKSESGSVQTQARMVQLSLSPPVIRCVPASSCSSSVFIFEHKAQCISRFIHNSHDLAYFAYLIRSQPDDPECQMACHVFKACDPDQVSEVISSIRQASKSALKEESKPKQEAEESFYNSQKFEVLYCGNVTVNYKKAPSTLIDDCIDLFRQHESERRRLRLLNGQRSVETPVVFTMGDDPLSASLSETALTDTNEKAGSVRNAFPECIQEDSGFEQQEFRTRCNSLAGGLQKIPREAGAKVPTRRRHASAPNNVQPSDADKNRTMLFQVGRFEVNLISPDSKTVVLEKNFKDISFCSQGVKQTDHFGFICRDVVESGPGQYLCYVFQCANESLVDEVMLTMKQAFSTAAALQSSKTQIKLCEACPMHDLHKLCERIEGLYPPRAKLAIQKYLSQLSDNEQADIFERVQKMKPSCDQEENELVILHLRQLCETKQKTHVHIGEGPQSAISSESGAGRNKLDLLKNKARSSLTSSLENIFSRGANRMRMRLGSMGSFDRPDESPGESPPGTPPVALDEDPDAPLFRRRAHTFSHPPIKKRISFTELPTQPKVPLHRQQSVAPELLQSSLVRVPRKRSVSEGESSFNLPSSFSTSTFLKSFYLGSFGSLASLPDSPKSNGEDRNRRLSGCSSDSVTAVTTRKVSWRQKIFLRVASPMNKASASMHKTEMDGSELLPLSPRALQQEQDSLSGLLSSTQSLRGETGCRTATDYRALWKKAIHQQILLIRMEKENQRLEASRDELHIRKMKLDYQEVGECPTEVQALWEKKLNVPCRTKVQWDKDEIQTALCQGVPKSRRGEVWLLLSQQYRLRHRLPQRQQPPDTSYQDLLKQLTTQQHAILVDLGRTFPTHTYFSAQLGAGQLSLYNLLKAYSLLDTEVGYCQGISFVAGVLLLHMSEEQAFDTLKFLMYDLGLRRQYRPDMISLQIQMYQLSRLLHDYHRGLYSHLEEHEIGPSLYAAPWFLTLFASQFPLGFVSRIFDLLFVQGTDVIFKVALCLLSSHEGEILECDSFESIVDYLKSTIPTLSHNQMEETITKALEIDISKQLHAYEVEYHVLQDEMVDAAPLSEESDRLDKLEKTNAQLKMQNMDLLEKLQAARVKIQTLENSVESFLARESQMKHMIRSLEQEKANYQKTIERMRCSLPADSADVEMTQLKISNDSKTKAATK; from the exons ATGGAGGCAGTGGAGGACAAAGGGAAAGGCAAGGAGAAGAGCTTCTCGCTGTGGTATGTGGGCTGCAGCTCGCTGGACCGCCGCACCACGCTGCCCATGCTGCCCTGGCTGGTGGCAGAAATCCGCAGGAAGAGCGAGTCCGGTTCGGTCCAGACTCAGGCTCGGATGGTGCAGCTCTCTCTCAGCCCCCCTGTAATCCGCTGCGTTCCGGCCAGCAGCTGCAGCTCGTCCGTCTTCATATTTGAGCACAAAGCGCAGTGCATCTCGCGCTTCATCCACAACAGCCATGACCTCGCCTACTTCGCCTACCTCATCCGCAGTCAGCCGGACGACCCGGAGTGCCAAATGGCCTGCCATGTGTTCAAAGCGTGCGACCCCGATCAG GTGTCGGAGGTCATTAGCAGCATCCGACAGGCCTCCAAAAGTGCACTCAAAGAGGAAAGCAAACCGAAGCAGGAGGCTGAGGAGTCTTTTTACAACTCGCAAAAGTTTGAAGTGCTTTACTGTGGCAACGTGACAGTAAACTACAAAAAAGCCCCTTCCACCCTGATTGACGACTGCATCGACCTGTTTCGGCAGCACGAGTCAGAGCGTAGGCGTCTGCGCCTGTTGAATGGCCAGCGCTCTGTGGAGACGCCGGTGGTGTTCACCATGGGAGACGACCCGCTCAGCGCATCTCTCTCCGAGACGGCACTCACAGACACAAATGAGAAAGCAGGTAGCGTGCGCAATGCTTTCCCCGAGTGCATTCAGGAGGACTCGGGGTTTGAGCAGCAGGAGTTTCGCACTCGTTGCAACAGCTTGGCAGGTGGCTTACAGAAGATTCCCAGAGAAGCGGGAGCCAAAGTCCCAACACGTAGGAGACATGCTAGTGCACCTAACAACGTTCAGCCCTCTGACGCAGACAAGAATCGCACTATGCTGTTTCAG GTGGGACGTTTCGAGGTGAATCTCATCAGCCCAGACAGCAAGACAGTGGTGCTGGAGAAAAATTTCAAAGATATCTCGTTTTGCTCCCAG GGAGTAAAGCAGACAGATCACTTTGGGTTCATCTGTCGTGATGTGGTGGAGTCTGGACCCGGCCAGTATCTCTGCTACGTGTTCCAGTGTGCCAATGAATCTCTG GTGGATGAGGTGATGCTGACTATGAAGCAGGCCTTCAGTACAGCTGCAGCATTGCAGAGCTCCAAAACCCAGATTAAATTATGTGAGGCCTGTCCAATGCATGACCTGCACAAGCTTTGTGAGCGGATCGAAG GACTGTACCCTCCTAGAGCAAAGCTGGCCATTCAAAAATACCTTTCCCAGCTGAGTGATAATGAGCAGGCAGACATATTTGAACGTGTACAG AAGATGAAGCCAAGTTGTGATCAGGAAGAGAATGAGCTGGTTATTCTTCATCTCAGGCAGCTGTGTGAGACCAAGCAGAAGACGCACGTCCATATTGGAGAAGGTCCTCAG AGTGCCATAAGTTCAGAGAGTGGAGCTGGACGGAACAAGCTGGACTTGCTGAAAAATAAGGCACGCAGCTCCCTCACCAGCTCCCTGGAGAACATCTTTTcaagg GGTGCAAACCGGATGCGCATGCGTCTAGGAAGCATGGGCAGCTTTGACCGA CCAGACGAGTCCCCTGGTGAGTCCCCTCCAGGGACTCCCCCTGTGGCCTTGGACGAGGACCCTGACGCTCCTTTGTTTCGCCGAAGAGCACACACCTTCAGCCACCCTCCAATCAAGAAGAGGATCTCTTTCACAGAGTTACCGACACAGCCTAAGGTTCCTCTGCACAGACAACAATCTGTTGCTCCAGAGCTGCTGCAGAGCAG TCTGGTACGTGTGCCAAGAAAACGCAGTGTCTCTGAGGGGGAGTCTTCCTTCAACCTTCCCTCCTCCTTCTCCACTTCCACTTTCCTGAAAAGTTTTTACCTGGGCTCCTTCGGCTCACTGGCCTCCCTGCCGGACAGCCCCAAGAG taatGGAGAGGACAGAAATAGGAGGTTGTCTGGTTGCAGCAGTGACTCGGTGACAGCAGTGACTACGCGCAAAGTGTCTTGGCGTCAGAAGATTTTCCTAAGGGTGGCTTCACCCATGAACAAAGCCTCAGCCTCTATGCACAAGACTG aaatggATGGCAGTGAGCTGCTGCCGCTTTCTCCCCGTGCCTTACAACAAGAGCAGGATTCCCTATCCGGGTTGCTTTCCTCCACTCAAAGTCTGAGAGGAGAGACTGGATGCCGCACCGCTACTGATTATAGAGCACTGTGGAAGAAGGCCATTCATCAACAGATTCTCCTTATCCGCATGGAAAAGGAGAACCAGCGCCTGGAGG CCAGCCGAGATGAGCTACACATCCGTAAAATGAAGCTGGACTATCAGGAGGTAGGTGAGTGTCCTACAGAGGTGCAGGCACTGTGGGAGAAAAAGCTGAATGTGCCTTGCAGGACCAAAGTGCAATGGGATAAAGATGAGATTCAAACTGCTCTCTGCCAGG GTGTCCCAAAAAGTCGGAGAGGTGAGGTGTGGCTGCTTCTCTCACAGCAGTATCGCCTACGCCACCGTCTACCTCAGCGGCAGCAGCCTCCCGATACATCCTACCAGGATCTGCTTAAGCAACTCACCACACAGCAGCACGCCATCCTGGTGGACCTgg GTCGCACATTCCCGACACACACGTACTTCAGTGCACAGCTAGGAGCAGGCCAGCTTTCCCTCTATAACCTGCTAAAGGCTTACTCTTTATTGGATACGGAGGTGGGCTACTGCCAGGGCATCAGCTTCGTAGCTGGGGTGCTGCTTCTGCACATGAGCGAGGAGCAAGCCTTTGACACACTGAAGTTTTTAATGTACGATCTGGGGCTGCGGCGCCAGTACCGGCCTGACATGATCTCTCTGCAG ATTCAGATGTACCAGTTGTCTCGGCTGCTGCATGACTACCATCGTGGTCTGTATTCTCACCTGGAGGAGCATGAGATCGGCCCTAGCCTGTATGCAGCGCCATGGTTTCTCACACTCTTCGCCTCCCAATTTCCCCTCGGCTTCGTCTCCCGCATCTTTG ACCTGCTGTTTGTCCAGGGTACAGATGTGATTTTTAAGGTGGCCCTGTGTTTGCTGAGCAGCCATGAGGGAGAGATTCTGGAGTGTGACAGCTTTGAGAGCATCGTAGACTACCTGAAGTCTACCATACCCACCCTCTCACACAACCAGATGGAAGAAACAATCACCAAG GCTTTAGAGATAGACATATCCAAGCAACTGCATGCCTATGAGGTGGAGTACCACGTCCTACAGGACGAGATGGTGGACGCCGCTCCACTTTCGGAGGAATCAGACAGGCTGGACAAACTCGAGAAGACCAATGCCCAgcttaaaatgcaaaatatggATCTGCTGGAGAAACTGCAG
- the tbc1d4 gene encoding TBC1 domain family member 4 isoform X2 — protein sequence MEAVEDKGKGKEKSFSLWYVGCSSLDRRTTLPMLPWLVAEIRRKSESGSVQTQARMVQLSLSPPVIRCVPASSCSSSVFIFEHKAQCISRFIHNSHDLAYFAYLIRSQPDDPECQMACHVFKACDPDQVSEVISSIRQASKSALKEESKPKQEAEESFYNSQKFEVLYCGNVTVNYKKAPSTLIDDCIDLFRQHESERRRLRLLNGQRSVETPVVFTMGDDPLSASLSETALTDTNEKAGSVRNAFPECIQEDSGFEQQEFRTRCNSLAGGLQKIPREAGAKVPTRRRHASAPNNVQPSDADKNRTMLFQVGRFEVNLISPDSKTVVLEKNFKDISFCSQGVKQTDHFGFICRDVVESGPGQYLCYVFQCANESLVDEVMLTMKQAFSTAAALQSSKTQIKLCEACPMHDLHKLCERIEGLYPPRAKLAIQKYLSQLSDNEQADIFERVQKMKPSCDQEENELVILHLRQLCETKQKTHVHIGEGPQSAISSESGAGRNKLDLLKNKARSSLTSSLENIFSRGANRMRMRLGSMGSFDRPDESPGESPPGTPPVALDEDPDAPLFRRRAHTFSHPPIKKRISFTELPTQPKVPLHRQQSVAPELLQSSNGEDRNRRLSGCSSDSVTAVTTRKVSWRQKIFLRVASPMNKASASMHKTEMDGSELLPLSPRALQQEQDSLSGLLSSTQSLRGETGCRTATDYRALWKKAIHQQILLIRMEKENQRLEASRDELHIRKMKLDYQEVGECPTEVQALWEKKLNVPCRTKVQWDKDEIQTALCQGVPKSRRGEVWLLLSQQYRLRHRLPQRQQPPDTSYQDLLKQLTTQQHAILVDLGRTFPTHTYFSAQLGAGQLSLYNLLKAYSLLDTEVGYCQGISFVAGVLLLHMSEEQAFDTLKFLMYDLGLRRQYRPDMISLQIQMYQLSRLLHDYHRGLYSHLEEHEIGPSLYAAPWFLTLFASQFPLGFVSRIFDLLFVQGTDVIFKVALCLLSSHEGEILECDSFESIVDYLKSTIPTLSHNQMEETITKALEIDISKQLHAYEVEYHVLQDEMVDAAPLSEESDRLDKLEKTNAQLKMQNMDLLEKLQAARVKIQTLENSVESFLARESQMKHMIRSLEQEKANYQKTIERMRCSLPADSADVEMTQLKISNDSKTKAATK from the exons ATGGAGGCAGTGGAGGACAAAGGGAAAGGCAAGGAGAAGAGCTTCTCGCTGTGGTATGTGGGCTGCAGCTCGCTGGACCGCCGCACCACGCTGCCCATGCTGCCCTGGCTGGTGGCAGAAATCCGCAGGAAGAGCGAGTCCGGTTCGGTCCAGACTCAGGCTCGGATGGTGCAGCTCTCTCTCAGCCCCCCTGTAATCCGCTGCGTTCCGGCCAGCAGCTGCAGCTCGTCCGTCTTCATATTTGAGCACAAAGCGCAGTGCATCTCGCGCTTCATCCACAACAGCCATGACCTCGCCTACTTCGCCTACCTCATCCGCAGTCAGCCGGACGACCCGGAGTGCCAAATGGCCTGCCATGTGTTCAAAGCGTGCGACCCCGATCAG GTGTCGGAGGTCATTAGCAGCATCCGACAGGCCTCCAAAAGTGCACTCAAAGAGGAAAGCAAACCGAAGCAGGAGGCTGAGGAGTCTTTTTACAACTCGCAAAAGTTTGAAGTGCTTTACTGTGGCAACGTGACAGTAAACTACAAAAAAGCCCCTTCCACCCTGATTGACGACTGCATCGACCTGTTTCGGCAGCACGAGTCAGAGCGTAGGCGTCTGCGCCTGTTGAATGGCCAGCGCTCTGTGGAGACGCCGGTGGTGTTCACCATGGGAGACGACCCGCTCAGCGCATCTCTCTCCGAGACGGCACTCACAGACACAAATGAGAAAGCAGGTAGCGTGCGCAATGCTTTCCCCGAGTGCATTCAGGAGGACTCGGGGTTTGAGCAGCAGGAGTTTCGCACTCGTTGCAACAGCTTGGCAGGTGGCTTACAGAAGATTCCCAGAGAAGCGGGAGCCAAAGTCCCAACACGTAGGAGACATGCTAGTGCACCTAACAACGTTCAGCCCTCTGACGCAGACAAGAATCGCACTATGCTGTTTCAG GTGGGACGTTTCGAGGTGAATCTCATCAGCCCAGACAGCAAGACAGTGGTGCTGGAGAAAAATTTCAAAGATATCTCGTTTTGCTCCCAG GGAGTAAAGCAGACAGATCACTTTGGGTTCATCTGTCGTGATGTGGTGGAGTCTGGACCCGGCCAGTATCTCTGCTACGTGTTCCAGTGTGCCAATGAATCTCTG GTGGATGAGGTGATGCTGACTATGAAGCAGGCCTTCAGTACAGCTGCAGCATTGCAGAGCTCCAAAACCCAGATTAAATTATGTGAGGCCTGTCCAATGCATGACCTGCACAAGCTTTGTGAGCGGATCGAAG GACTGTACCCTCCTAGAGCAAAGCTGGCCATTCAAAAATACCTTTCCCAGCTGAGTGATAATGAGCAGGCAGACATATTTGAACGTGTACAG AAGATGAAGCCAAGTTGTGATCAGGAAGAGAATGAGCTGGTTATTCTTCATCTCAGGCAGCTGTGTGAGACCAAGCAGAAGACGCACGTCCATATTGGAGAAGGTCCTCAG AGTGCCATAAGTTCAGAGAGTGGAGCTGGACGGAACAAGCTGGACTTGCTGAAAAATAAGGCACGCAGCTCCCTCACCAGCTCCCTGGAGAACATCTTTTcaagg GGTGCAAACCGGATGCGCATGCGTCTAGGAAGCATGGGCAGCTTTGACCGA CCAGACGAGTCCCCTGGTGAGTCCCCTCCAGGGACTCCCCCTGTGGCCTTGGACGAGGACCCTGACGCTCCTTTGTTTCGCCGAAGAGCACACACCTTCAGCCACCCTCCAATCAAGAAGAGGATCTCTTTCACAGAGTTACCGACACAGCCTAAGGTTCCTCTGCACAGACAACAATCTGTTGCTCCAGAGCTGCTGCAGAGCAG taatGGAGAGGACAGAAATAGGAGGTTGTCTGGTTGCAGCAGTGACTCGGTGACAGCAGTGACTACGCGCAAAGTGTCTTGGCGTCAGAAGATTTTCCTAAGGGTGGCTTCACCCATGAACAAAGCCTCAGCCTCTATGCACAAGACTG aaatggATGGCAGTGAGCTGCTGCCGCTTTCTCCCCGTGCCTTACAACAAGAGCAGGATTCCCTATCCGGGTTGCTTTCCTCCACTCAAAGTCTGAGAGGAGAGACTGGATGCCGCACCGCTACTGATTATAGAGCACTGTGGAAGAAGGCCATTCATCAACAGATTCTCCTTATCCGCATGGAAAAGGAGAACCAGCGCCTGGAGG CCAGCCGAGATGAGCTACACATCCGTAAAATGAAGCTGGACTATCAGGAGGTAGGTGAGTGTCCTACAGAGGTGCAGGCACTGTGGGAGAAAAAGCTGAATGTGCCTTGCAGGACCAAAGTGCAATGGGATAAAGATGAGATTCAAACTGCTCTCTGCCAGG GTGTCCCAAAAAGTCGGAGAGGTGAGGTGTGGCTGCTTCTCTCACAGCAGTATCGCCTACGCCACCGTCTACCTCAGCGGCAGCAGCCTCCCGATACATCCTACCAGGATCTGCTTAAGCAACTCACCACACAGCAGCACGCCATCCTGGTGGACCTgg GTCGCACATTCCCGACACACACGTACTTCAGTGCACAGCTAGGAGCAGGCCAGCTTTCCCTCTATAACCTGCTAAAGGCTTACTCTTTATTGGATACGGAGGTGGGCTACTGCCAGGGCATCAGCTTCGTAGCTGGGGTGCTGCTTCTGCACATGAGCGAGGAGCAAGCCTTTGACACACTGAAGTTTTTAATGTACGATCTGGGGCTGCGGCGCCAGTACCGGCCTGACATGATCTCTCTGCAG ATTCAGATGTACCAGTTGTCTCGGCTGCTGCATGACTACCATCGTGGTCTGTATTCTCACCTGGAGGAGCATGAGATCGGCCCTAGCCTGTATGCAGCGCCATGGTTTCTCACACTCTTCGCCTCCCAATTTCCCCTCGGCTTCGTCTCCCGCATCTTTG ACCTGCTGTTTGTCCAGGGTACAGATGTGATTTTTAAGGTGGCCCTGTGTTTGCTGAGCAGCCATGAGGGAGAGATTCTGGAGTGTGACAGCTTTGAGAGCATCGTAGACTACCTGAAGTCTACCATACCCACCCTCTCACACAACCAGATGGAAGAAACAATCACCAAG GCTTTAGAGATAGACATATCCAAGCAACTGCATGCCTATGAGGTGGAGTACCACGTCCTACAGGACGAGATGGTGGACGCCGCTCCACTTTCGGAGGAATCAGACAGGCTGGACAAACTCGAGAAGACCAATGCCCAgcttaaaatgcaaaatatggATCTGCTGGAGAAACTGCAG
- the commd6 gene encoding COMM domain-containing protein 6 — MERSSDVAVIENIGKLPSDVFEGTCHEILLHLEGKHRAVDVAENYQKFQRAGINLDWKAVQDIIRLLSFNFRSAAKTNLTADGLVTKLGECSSKWSKSALQVMHQLWTEHGSLVQAHQEVHTVASIGQLVDIQWKLGMAVSSDTCRSLNSPYISVLMKVADTSGEISYKSFEMTVLQFQNFYRQFKEIASVLETV, encoded by the exons ATGGAGCGATCATCGG ATGTGGCAGTAATTGAGAACATTGGGAAATTGCCATCAGATGTGTTTGAAGGAACA TGTCATGAGATTCTGCTTCATCTTGAAGGAAAGCATAGAGCAGTAGACGTGGCTGAAAACTACCAG AAATTTCAACGAGCTGGGATAAACCTGGACTGGAAAGCTGTTCAGGATATTATTAGGCTGTTGTCATTTAATTTTAG ATCAGCTGCAAAGACTAATCTCACTGCAGATGGCCTGGTCACTAAATTAGGAGAGTGTAGTTCTAAATGGTCCAAATCGGCTTTACAAGTCATGCACCAGCTGTGGACTGAACATGGCTCTCTTGTACAAGCACATCAGGAGGTGCATACTGTGGCCAGCATCGGACAG CTGGTGGATATCCAGTGGAAGCTGGGCATGGCTGTGAGCTCTGACACATGTCGCTCGCTCAACTCCCCGTACATCTCTGTCCTGATGAAAGTTGCAGACACATCTGGAGAAATTTCTTACAAGTCTTTTGAAATGACAGTTCTTCAGTTCCAG aacttCTACAGACAGTTCAAAGAAATTGCCTCTGTTCTGGAAACTGTGTAG
- the grtp1b gene encoding growth hormone-regulated TBC protein 1b, translating into MDMNLPVDYDSAEGGISNRNPRVDKYGFEHSKDLNSETYEEMMTEYIPVLARRSEKWSRLLQENTKMDKNIKVKRYVRKGVPNEHRTLIWMAASGAQQHLQMNCGYYHSLLKGHHDPMLEETICTDLHRTFPDNIQFHDSSQSCLLKALYNVLLAYGHHNKDVGYCQGMNFIAGYLLIITKDEEKSFWLMDALLSRILPDYYTPAMLGLKTDQEVLGELVKSKVPAVWQTMTQHNVMWGLVVSRWFICLYIDVLPMETVLRIWDCLFYEGSKILFRVALTLIRHHQKVILQARNFSDICECFKQITHGEFVENCHAFMQNIFMEPGSLSMATIMKLRELCRERIQAQNCGR; encoded by the exons ATGGACATGAATCTCCCGGTGGATTATGACTCTGCTGAAGGTGGCATTTCAAACAGAAACCcgag AGTTGACAAGTATGGATTTGAGCATTCTAAAGATCTTAACTCAGAAACCTATGAGGAAATGATGACTGAGTATATACCAGTGCTTGCCAGAAGATCAGAAAAGTGGTCAAGGCTTCtacaagaaaacacaaaaatggaTAAGAATATAAAAG TGAAGAGGTATGTGAGGAAAGGTGTTCCCAACGAACACCGTACTCTGATCTGGATGGCTGCCAGTGGAGCCCAGCAGCATCTGCAGATGAACTGTGGTTATTACCACTCTCTCCTGAAGGGTCACCATGACCCCATGCTGGAGGAGACAATATGCACTG ACTTGCACAGAACTTTCCCAGACAACATTCAGTTTCATGACTCCTCCCAGTCTTGTTTACTGAAGGCTCTATATAATGTTCTACTGGCATATGGACACCATAACAAGGATGTTGGATACTGTCAG GGGATGAACTTTATTGCAGGATACCTCCTTATTATAACTAAAGATGAAGAAAAATCCTTCTGGTTAATGGATGCTTTGCTGAGTAGAATCTTACCTG ATTACTATACGCCAGCCATGCTGGGGCTAAAGACAGACCAGGAGGTTCTTGGAGAGCTGGTGAAGTCTAAGGTGCCTGCAGTGTGGCAGACTATGACTCAACACAATGTCATGTGGGGCCTGGTGGTCTCAAGGTGGTTTATTTGCCTTTACATTGATGTCCTTCCCATGGAG ACAGTGCTGAGAATATGGGACTGCCTGTTCTATGAGGGCTCCAAGATCCTGTTCCGCGTGGCCCTCACACTGATTCGTCATCACCAGAAAGTGATCCTGCAGGCGCGAAATTTTTCAGACATCTGCGAGTGTTTCAAACAGATCACGCATGGGGAGTTTGTGGAGAACTGTCATGCGTTCATGCAG AACATCTTTATGGAGCCTGGTAGTCTTTCCATGGCAACGATCATGAAGCTCAGAGA